Within Xiphias gladius isolate SHS-SW01 ecotype Sanya breed wild chromosome 14, ASM1685928v1, whole genome shotgun sequence, the genomic segment CTGCTGTTGTCCCCGtcctgctgcagagagagaaaaaggagagaagttACTCCAACCTAATAAAACTGTCATTACTGATTTGTCACAGctaattcatttcagttttccacCTACCTATAACTTGTTCAGCAGGGAGTTCTGAATGCTTTCGTACACTTTGTTGTAGATCTCTTCCTTTGATGTCATCCCGTCGAGATACTCTGTCCAGAAATAACAGACAAATCAGAAGTGAATGGGAGTAATTTATAGGCAACAGTTTGCAGTTAAATCtttgattttgcattttgtagggaatattttgcttttatgtttacattaagGATGTGTATAGAATGATGGATTAATGGAGACATTAATATTTAGTTGTAGAGGAGAAGAACTGGCTTAACAAACCTATTCTGTCGCAGTtgttctccatctctttcctgTGTTTCAAGTACATGGGCCAGACGTGGCCATCGAACAGGCCGGGGGGGTCGGGGACTGTGTATGTCCTTGTACTGTGGAAACATAATCAAGTCATATTATAGCCTGTACTACTGTGTCTAACACGGAAGTGGTACCTGCCAAAGTTGCTCCACGAGCTTGttaccttctcctctttttgcACTCCTCATAAGGAATGGAAGTGTAGAAACATTTGTCATAGACGTCAATAAGAGGCCTGCAGAGGGGAGCTCAGATTAGTGAAAAGCTTTAGAGGTCAAGAGGCCTGTAGGTTAAATGTGAGAACTTGTGGAGACAAATGGGCAAGATAGAGGTGACCCACTTGTAGTTGTAGATGAGGAAGCCCTCGATAAGGAGAATATGGATCCCCTTCTCGCCCGAGTCGGATTCCTCGGCATCACCTGACAGGCTGACGCCGTGTGAGCGGGCGAACTTGACCGGGTTCTCC encodes:
- the LOC120799261 gene encoding nicotinamide riboside kinase 2-like isoform X1; the protein is MKFIIGIGGVTNGGKTTLTNRLLKTLPNCCVVHQDDFFKKPDQIEVGEDGFRQWDVIDSLDMEAMINTVKGWQENPVKFARSHGVSLSGDAEESDSGEKGIHILLIEGFLIYNYKPLIDVYDKCFYTSIPYEECKKRRSTRTYTVPDPPGLFDGHVWPMYLKHRKEMENNCDRIEYLDGMTSKEEIYNKVYESIQNSLLNKL
- the LOC120799261 gene encoding nicotinamide riboside kinase 2-like isoform X2 — translated: MEAMINTVKGWQENPVKFARSHGVSLSGDAEESDSGEKGIHILLIEGFLIYNYKPLIDVYDKCFYTSIPYEECKKRRSTRTYTVPDPPGLFDGHVWPMYLKHRKEMENNCDRIEYLDGMTSKEEIYNKVYESIQNSLLNKL